TCGGAAAAATGCGGTAGGGTTTAGGCTGTGGATTAGATGTCATAGGTTGTGGCACTGGGATTGTTGTCAGAAACGACCGCAGTTCAAGCCACTTGATATTAAGAGGCAGACTTGGCAGTGAAATAGATAACAGGAGGTGGCTATGTATGATTTGTGCTTATTGTGGAAAAGAAGCTAAAGGGACTAAAGAGCATATAATATCAAGTGGAATACTTGGATTATTTCCGGAATGCTTCGCAACAATAGACGGAGAGAGAAGTATCGTGCATCAAGGGGACCCTATGGTGAAGGATGTTTGTGCAGACTGTAATAACAATAGGATTTCGTACATCGATTCTTATGCAAAAGAATTTATTGAGAAGTATTTTTTAGTGAAGTACAAAAAAGATGACACTCTTTCTGTAGAATATGACTATACAATGATTCAAAAAATGTGTTTGAAGTTTGCGTTCAATGACTTGAGGGCTAGGAAGAAGGATGTATCTTTTTTTGATGATGAAGTAAAAGAATTCTTGTTGAATGAAGAAAAAAGTAGTCCGCTAGGGAATATTACAATCTTGGCGGGACTTGCAGTAAACACTTCGCCTGCACCGGATTATATGTTTGGAAATATGAAACTCCGCTGGGGAGATTCGCCACTATTACTGGCGAATAGTATTGTCACAAACATTGATTATAATACCGGGCAGATCACCTTGCGAGAGGAGAGGGAAATACAAGAGTTTGAGAATTATGCATTATCGTATGTATTTAGGTTCAATAGTTTACAACTTCTTATACTTTGTTGGGACAGAGATATTAAGGAAGATGTACTCAATAAGAACAACATAATCTTGAAGTATCAATATCCGTACTCCATTTTGGATGCTTCAGGAAATACGGTGTTGTCCAGATGTACTAGTGAAGCAACATATCATCATGAACAGCTAATCGACGTAACATGGGGACAAGGCCTGATGGATGAAATCAGCTATATGCGTGGCACATTTTCTGAACAAAGTGAAAAATATTTTGAAGAAGTTCAGAAACGATGGGATGAAGAAGAACGAAAACTGGCAGAAGAACATCCAAGATAAATAACGCAGGAGGACGATACATGACATTATCAGCAAAACGATTAGGAGAAAGGTGTGGCTTGACAGCAGAGGAAATGAACATCTTATTAAAAGAAGAAGGATTCCTTTCTGGTGAGCCCGGAAATTATTATCCAACAGAGAAAGGAAAACTATTCGTAGTTGAAAAAGGCGATGACAACGGGTACGGTGGTTATGCATTTCGAGGTTGGAATTGGTTCGAATGGGATGAAAGAATCTTAGAAGAAATTGATACGTCAATGGAACGCAAGCGCTACATAAGAGAGAAAACTTCTGAAGAGCGTCGACGCCGCAGAGCAGAGAAGGCTGCTGAATCGGAAGCATACTGGAATAAAGTTAATAGCCAAAACGAAAATTCTATGGGAGGAACTACTACTGAACCAAATGATAGTTCAGCAGGGAAAATAGTTTTAGGAGTACTTGCGTTGGTAGGTTACGGAGCATACATGGCTATAACTCATTTTACAAAAAAGAAGGAGGGAAGTTGATAATAAAATGATTTAAATGTCGTGGAATGAAGTGCCATGTATTCTGAGTGAGTCGTGAACATGAATGGTATTTGCTAAAGGATGATTAAGGAGGAAGGACAAATGGTTAGAGAAGAATTAAAAGCACAGATTGATGAATTAATGAGACAGTATGCTGACGAAGAAATTGACGGAGTTACTTATCAACAAAAGATGATGGAATTAACCACATTGGCTCAGAAAGAAAAAGAGGAAGATTGATAGTCAACTTGTAAGTAAGGGCTCTCCATCACTGGAATTTATCTAGTAATGGAGAGTCTTTTTATGCCTACGAAATTATGAATCTACATTGATACTAACGTCAGATTTAAGTTGGATGGTGATGTGGGCATCCCAGATGATTATCTGGTCATCCCTTATCGTCACGATCCACACTCATTCGATTAGCCATCAGCGGATAGAGAGCGATGACTTCACCTTTGCCATTTCGTATAATTTGCACATAGGCATTTCCATAAAGGAGAAGATGCGTCATCAAGGTCTCTCGGAAGACAAAAGATGTCATTTCCGGATTTGGCTCATCGTGAATCAGTCGATACAGAGGATGCTTGATTGCCTTTTTTTACTACCGGAGTCAGTATACTTATAAATATGAACCGGCAGTCCTGCAATAGACTCCGAAAGAATTCTGACACAGGCGTAGACTGAAGTCATCTGCATGGCACTTCGTTCATTGACGGCTTTGCCAGAGTTGCTTCCACCAAAGAGAAAACGATAGGCACTGCCATTGGTACTGTTGATGGGCTTGTCTCTGGAATGAAATAGCCCCGATAAAAATCCCATAAATATTCCTTTATGCTTTAAGAGGCGTATAAAATTCAAAGTTACATCACAAAATAATTTGCGCAAATGCTTGTAATTGCAAGCAAAAACAAATATAATGAAGAAAAAGGAGGCGATACTATGGCAAATACATCTGCTGTTTATGCAAGAATAGATACTAATCTCAAGGATAATGCTGAGAGCATTCTTTCTCAGCTTGGCATTTCTCCATCCAGTGCAATTCAGATGCTTTATAGTCAGATCGTACTGAAAAAAGGTATGCCGTTTGAATTGAAACTTCCTTCTTCTAAGCCATCAGCTGTTGGTGCAATGACCAGAGAGGAACTTGATGCAGAACTCCAGAAGGGTGTTGATTCCATCAAAGCAGGAAAGGTATATTCTGCAGATGAAGTCGATGCGGTACTTGCAAAGGAGTTTGGCATATGACGGATAGCTATAATGTCGGCTATTCTGTAGATGCACTTGGTGATTTGCGTGAAATCTATTCGTACATTGCGAATGAACTCCTTGTTCCGGAGACAGCCGCAGCTCAGCTGGGGCGCATACGAAAGGAAGTTCGTTCATTGGATTTCATGCCAGCTCGTTATACCTTAGTTGAATGGGAGCCTTGGCATTCGATGAAAATGCATCAGCTTCCGGTAGACAATTTTATTGTGTATTATCTTGTCGATGACAAGGAGAGGACAGTCACAGTAGCACGAATATTCTACGGTGGTCGTGATATCGAAGGAATCATAAATTCAAATAAATAAACAGAAGTGGAGCTTTTTGTGTAAAAACAAAAGTTCCATTTTTATATGAATAAAATTCCTCTGTCATCATAGATAGAAGCGCCTGTATTATTTCCACAGCGGATTGCACGGTCAAGTCCCATAATAGTGGCGACGGCTCCATCGATTTTCTCTGTGGATTTTTCTTAGTCAGCCTTTATATTGCCTGCTGGGTCGGTGCGGATATAGATATTATCCATCATCCAACGGAGTACCGGATGACCACCGTGAGCCAGCTTTTGCTCCAGCGTTAGCTTCATAAGTTCCTTTGCCGGTGGGACATATCCTTAAATCCCTGACCGAAAGGAACAACAGTAAAGCCCATGCCCACTTGATGACAAATTCATCTTCCAGGGCAAGAAAGACTTCTTTGGGAATCTGTTCTCCACAAGCAGGGTCAATCACCTGAACGGGTTGGTTGTCTGTGCTATAGGCAAAGAGTAAGATTTCAAAATTGGGGGACTCCACATAACGATAGGCGCCTGTTTTCTGAAGAGGCACATCACTGTATGTCTCAATATCAATGCTAAGTGTTTTCACGAGATTGTCCTTTCTACAAAACAGGCAGCAGAGAAATCTCTGCCACCTGCCGTGTTACTGTTTATCTTTATTATTGGATTTGTATTTACTAATGTCACGTCGGATGTGGTATACCGCATAGCGGATAAGATAGAGAATGATTTTCCCTATGTTATAAATGATGAAGTCACATACCGCTACAAAAAAGGGGTATGCGATGGCGTTAGCAATAAATAGATTTAAGATTTCTGCAAAGCCATTCATAGATTGTCTCCTTTTGTTGAAAGATGTACTGGCGGCAGCAAAATCACCGCCAGCAGGTTAATAGATTACTTAGAGTCCTTCATGCGTTTTTCGTGGTATTCGAGATCACGCTTGTCATTTCCCTGTTCGCGCTTTTCGCGTTTGTGGTCATTGATGATACTCTGAATCATAGAGATTGCAGTAGTAAGGCCACACACGCGAAGTAGCCGATACAGATGTTTACAAGAATTGTGCTAATCATAATTGTTTTCATAGTTTGTCACCTCAATATAATCATTTTTTGCTGTGTTCATTGCCGGGCGTTTATCGCTCTCCGGCACAAGAGTAGGTTTGCCTTGTGGCTTTTCAATGTAGGCTGCAAGGAGCTCTTCAAAGCGAGACTTACCGAGCAGCTTTTGCATGGCTGTGATACCAAGCAGCTTCTTTTCGTAAGGGTCAAAACCAGCAGCTTCGACAGCTTTCGATACGTCGTCTTCACTGGTGTATCTGCGGTTGGAACGACCCTCGACCAGCTTCCAGCTGGTCCATTCTTTACCGCTGATTGCCTGCTGGAGTGCATACTCCTTGATGTCGTTGGCCCAAGAGATCAGTTCGTCGACACGGGAAAGGATGACTTCAATTTCCGAATCCTCCAACAGTGGCGGCAACTTGAAATCGTGCTGTGCGAGTAGAAGATTGGCTTCAGCTCTGGCTCGGCATTTATGATTTGCTTTACAGAATCCGCACCATTCACCGCACAGGAAGTTTTCCATCACCGGAAAAGCCTAAGTCAGCAGTAGGTTTCAGAACTTCATCGACCCATTGATACAGGTCATCCTTGCTGACCTCATAGGTGGAAACGTTCTGGTGTATGGGCTGGTAGATGGTCATAGCCATATCGTTCATTTTTGACATTTACTGTTTCTCCTTCCTCGGATTGTCTGTGTGCGGCGATGATTCTGAGATTCTTCGCCATTCTTGCGGATACCTGGCTGGTTGCAGTGAGAGTAGCAATCACTTCTGCGTCAGTGCCGCTTCTGTTGTGAAAAGTTCGATTCACGATGTTCACCTCGCTTTCTGTAGGTCGCTTTGTTTCGTCTTACACTACTCAATGGAGGTGAGATTGCCGTTTGGCCGAAAAATATAAGAAACTTTTTTGAAAAGAAAAATCGTCCCCTGAAGAAGCAGAGGACGACCATTCATATTAGATGTAGTCCTTAAGCTCGGAACGGAGCTTCTTGAACAGCTTGTCCCTACGATATACAAAGGTATTGCGAGAGAGTCCCATTTCCTTGCCGCAGTCACGTTCAGATTTTCCCTGCATAATAAGCTGACAGATAAGTCGACCTTCCGGGTCCAGTTCATTCAGCTTTGCATAGAGAGC
This sequence is a window from Coprococcus eutactus. Protein-coding genes within it:
- a CDS encoding type II toxin-antitoxin system RelB/DinJ family antitoxin — translated: MANTSAVYARIDTNLKDNAESILSQLGISPSSAIQMLYSQIVLKKGMPFELKLPSSKPSAVGAMTREELDAELQKGVDSIKAGKVYSADEVDAVLAKEFGI
- a CDS encoding type II toxin-antitoxin system RelE/ParE family toxin, whose amino-acid sequence is MTDSYNVGYSVDALGDLREIYSYIANELLVPETAAAQLGRIRKEVRSLDFMPARYTLVEWEPWHSMKMHQLPVDNFIVYYLVDDKERTVTVARIFYGGRDIEGIINSNK
- a CDS encoding DUF2800 domain-containing protein, giving the protein MENFLCGEWCGFCKANHKCRARAEANLLLAQHDFKLPPLLEDSEIEVILSRVDELISWANDIKEYALQQAISGKEWTSWKLVEGRSNRRYTSEDDVSKAVEAAGFDPYEKKLLGITAMQKLLGKSRFEELLAAYIEKPQGKPTLVPESDKRPAMNTAKNDYIEVTNYENNYD
- a CDS encoding DUF2800 domain-containing protein; this translates as MSKMNDMAMTIYQPIHQNVSTYEVSKDDLYQWVDEVLKPTADLGFSGDGKLPVR